In Bosea sp. (in: a-proteobacteria), one DNA window encodes the following:
- a CDS encoding glycosyltransferase family 4 protein — protein MRAVIVSDFGSVNGGAAKVAIESARGLAEAGVEIVFACAIGPVCERLDHPLITVEPFAGEEIWQVAGKVAAARQGIWNARAHAFLSDLLARQPRRGTLVHLHQWTKAFSPAAIAAAGESGLPVAITMHDYFSFCPVGGYFDFKANAPCRLKPMSPACIASHCDRASYLHKLVRVARQWRSDEAMRRLSAPLFIHVSDFARRFAEPFLPKQARHVVIENMMEARKRPPADVAANRHALFLGRFTQEKAGDVLARAAAEAGMPVRFVGEGPLAGEIARINPEAEIRGWVAAERVFDEIAQARCLVLPSLWYEPGPLVVAEARSLGVPVVLARTTGPASWIADGEDGILVDGGDSAGLAAALARLRDDNLAGTMGASAYRRYWSDPLTTDRHVGRTLESYRDLVGET, from the coding sequence ATGCGCGCGGTCATCGTCAGCGATTTCGGCTCGGTCAACGGCGGCGCCGCCAAGGTCGCGATCGAGAGCGCGCGCGGGCTTGCCGAGGCCGGTGTCGAGATCGTCTTCGCCTGCGCCATCGGCCCGGTTTGCGAGCGGCTCGACCATCCGCTGATCACGGTTGAGCCCTTCGCCGGGGAGGAGATCTGGCAGGTCGCCGGCAAGGTCGCCGCGGCGCGGCAGGGCATCTGGAACGCGCGGGCCCATGCCTTCCTCAGCGATCTCCTGGCGCGCCAGCCGCGCCGCGGCACGCTGGTGCATCTGCACCAGTGGACCAAGGCGTTCAGCCCCGCCGCCATCGCCGCCGCCGGCGAAAGCGGGCTGCCGGTCGCGATCACGATGCACGATTATTTCTCGTTCTGCCCGGTCGGCGGCTATTTCGATTTCAAGGCCAATGCGCCGTGCCGGCTGAAGCCGATGTCGCCGGCCTGCATCGCGAGCCACTGCGACCGGGCTTCCTATCTGCACAAGCTCGTCCGGGTCGCGCGGCAATGGCGCTCGGACGAGGCGATGCGCAGGCTTTCGGCGCCGCTCTTCATCCATGTCAGCGATTTCGCCCGCCGCTTCGCCGAGCCCTTCCTGCCGAAGCAGGCGCGCCATGTCGTGATCGAGAACATGATGGAGGCGCGAAAGCGCCCGCCCGCCGACGTGGCGGCCAACCGGCACGCGCTCTTCCTCGGGCGCTTCACCCAGGAGAAGGCCGGCGACGTCCTGGCGCGGGCGGCGGCCGAGGCCGGCATGCCGGTGCGCTTCGTCGGCGAGGGGCCGCTCGCCGGGGAGATCGCGCGGATCAACCCTGAAGCCGAGATCCGCGGCTGGGTCGCGGCCGAGCGCGTCTTCGACGAGATCGCTCAGGCGCGCTGCCTGGTGCTGCCCTCGCTCTGGTACGAGCCCGGCCCCCTGGTCGTCGCCGAGGCGCGTTCGCTCGGCGTGCCGGTCGTGCTGGCGCGCACCACCGGGCCGGCGAGCTGGATCGCCGACGGAGAGGACGGAATCCTGGTCGATGGCGGGGACAGCGCCGGGCTCGCGGCGGCTCTCGCACGGTTGCGGGATGATAACCTCGCGGGCACGATGGGCGCTAGCGCCTATCGCCGCTACTGGAGCGATCCGCTGACGACGGACCGGCATGTCGGGCGCACGCTCGAGAGCTACCGCGACCTCGTCGGCGAAACGTAG
- a CDS encoding glycosyltransferase family 2 protein has translation MTETPSARPFAIIVGIATSGRREVLRDTLARIDRQERRPDRILICPAAEGDVDWDHAAGLSVPVERVDGPKGLTAQRNAILDAAGEPDLIVFFDDDYLPADRFLAEAERLFRDDPGIVAATGALLADGIRGPGIDLPAALAILENDRPPTQGSALPIDDLYGCNMVFRFATIRRAGLRFDENLPLYGWHEDIDFSGQLRGRGRIVLASALRGVHRGTKRGRTSGLRFGYSQIANPIYVTRKGTVRWSRTVRFLVGNVGANLLGSLRPPGLIDRRGRLKGNLLALWDLVRGRLAPQRVLTLG, from the coding sequence AGTGCCCGACCCTTCGCCATCATCGTCGGCATCGCCACCTCCGGCCGCCGCGAGGTCCTGCGCGACACGCTTGCCCGGATCGACCGGCAGGAGCGGCGCCCGGACCGCATCCTGATCTGCCCGGCCGCCGAAGGCGACGTCGACTGGGACCACGCGGCCGGGCTTTCCGTCCCGGTCGAGCGCGTCGACGGCCCGAAGGGGCTGACCGCGCAGCGCAACGCCATCCTCGATGCGGCGGGCGAACCCGACCTCATCGTGTTCTTCGACGACGATTACCTGCCGGCCGATCGCTTTCTCGCGGAGGCCGAGCGGCTCTTCCGGGACGACCCCGGGATCGTCGCCGCGACCGGGGCGCTCCTGGCCGACGGCATCCGGGGGCCGGGCATCGACCTGCCGGCGGCGCTCGCCATCCTGGAGAACGACCGGCCGCCCACACAGGGCAGCGCCCTGCCGATCGACGATCTCTACGGCTGCAACATGGTCTTCCGCTTCGCGACGATCAGGCGGGCCGGCCTGCGCTTCGACGAGAACCTGCCGCTCTATGGCTGGCACGAGGATATCGACTTCTCCGGCCAGCTCCGGGGGCGGGGCCGGATCGTCCTGGCCTCGGCCTTGCGCGGGGTCCATCGCGGCACCAAGCGCGGCCGCACCTCCGGCCTGCGCTTCGGCTATTCCCAGATCGCCAACCCGATCTATGTGACGCGCAAGGGCACGGTGCGCTGGTCGCGGACCGTGCGCTTCCTCGTCGGCAATGTCGGCGCCAACCTGCTCGGCAGCCTCAGGCCGCCAGGGCTGATCGACCGGCGCGGCCGGCTGAAGGGCAACCTGCTGGCGCTGTGGGATCTGGTTCGCGGGCGGCTTGCGCCGCAGCGCGTCCTGACGCTCGGCTGA